The following proteins are encoded in a genomic region of Bradyrhizobium sp. SK17:
- the pstS gene encoding phosphate ABC transporter substrate-binding protein PstS codes for MKFVKTIVAAGMVAMATPSFAADITGAGSTFIFPVLSKWADAYKKDAGSSVNYQSIGSGAGIKQIEANTVTFGATDAPLKSDQLQKDGLAQWPMIMGAIVPVVNLDGVKAGDLVLDGPTLANIFLGKITKWDDAAIKKLNPKAKLPSEAISVVHRADGSGTTFNFTDYLSKVSPDWKSKVGSGTAVEWPVGVGAKGNEGVAGNIAQAKNSIGYVEYAYAKQNKLTYTALINKTGKTIQPTNEAFQAAASNADWTNAPGYYLILTDQPGDKSWPIVASTFILLHKDATDKAASKEALKFFKYAFEKGAKSAEELDYIPMPDSVVKQIEKTWAADVKS; via the coding sequence ATGAAATTCGTCAAGACGATCGTGGCTGCCGGCATGGTGGCCATGGCTACGCCCAGCTTCGCAGCCGACATCACCGGCGCCGGCTCGACCTTTATCTTCCCCGTCCTCTCGAAGTGGGCCGATGCCTACAAGAAGGACGCGGGCAGCAGCGTGAACTACCAGTCGATCGGTTCGGGTGCCGGCATCAAGCAGATCGAGGCCAACACCGTGACCTTCGGCGCGACCGATGCTCCGCTGAAGTCCGACCAGCTTCAGAAGGACGGCCTTGCGCAGTGGCCGATGATCATGGGTGCGATCGTTCCGGTGGTGAACCTCGACGGCGTGAAGGCCGGCGATCTCGTCCTCGATGGCCCGACGCTCGCCAACATCTTCCTCGGCAAGATCACCAAATGGGATGACGCGGCGATCAAGAAGCTCAACCCGAAGGCCAAGCTGCCGTCGGAGGCGATCTCGGTCGTGCACCGCGCCGACGGTTCGGGAACGACCTTCAACTTCACCGACTATCTGAGCAAGGTCAGCCCGGACTGGAAGAGCAAGGTCGGCTCCGGCACCGCGGTGGAATGGCCGGTCGGCGTCGGCGCCAAGGGCAACGAAGGCGTTGCCGGCAATATCGCGCAGGCCAAGAACTCGATCGGTTACGTCGAGTATGCCTACGCCAAGCAGAACAAGCTGACCTACACGGCCTTGATCAACAAGACCGGCAAGACCATCCAGCCGACCAACGAAGCCTTCCAGGCTGCGGCCTCGAACGCGGACTGGACCAACGCGCCCGGCTACTACCTGATCCTGACCGACCAGCCCGGCGACAAGTCCTGGCCGATCGTGGCTTCGACCTTCATCCTGTTGCACAAGGATGCGACCGACAAGGCGGCCTCGAAGGAAGCGCTCAAGTTCTTCAAGTATGCCTTCGAGAAGGGCGCCAAGAGCGCCGAGGAACTCGACTACATCCCGATGCCGGACAGCGTCGTGAAGCAGATCGAGAAGACCTGGGCTGCCGACGTGAAGAGCTAA